One region of Paramagnetospirillum magnetotacticum MS-1 genomic DNA includes:
- a CDS encoding plasmid mobilization protein gives MAKIRTCETDLNRGDWLRCRASQAECEVVKGKAKAAGLGLSDFMRRALLSHPIRDHNDLALVASIRAVAAPLADLCADVRMAIDLGFPDDLKGIDERLTNINQVARDLLEAIARWCIDQRKST, from the coding sequence ATGGCGAAGATTCGGACCTGCGAAACTGATTTAAACCGGGGTGATTGGCTGCGCTGTCGGGCGAGCCAGGCCGAGTGCGAGGTGGTGAAGGGCAAAGCCAAGGCAGCAGGACTCGGGCTGAGTGATTTCATGCGGCGGGCCCTGCTCAGTCACCCGATTCGTGATCACAATGACCTTGCCCTCGTCGCGAGTATACGTGCGGTAGCAGCTCCACTAGCCGATCTCTGTGCCGATGTGCGTATGGCCATAGACCTGGGATTCCCCGACGACCTCAAGGGCATTGACGAGCGCCTAACCAACATCAATCAGGTCGCCCGTGATCTTCTTGAGGCGATCGCACGCTGGTGCATTGACCAGCGAAAGAGCACCTGA
- a CDS encoding relaxase/mobilization nuclease domain-containing protein: protein MLPKVAERNVGESSFDALIRYISEAEKTLPPTGGEPHIAFSAAVLARSPETAAIEMKALAMQARSDADPVYHFVLAWETETCPSWPEMMAAGWMILDLMDLGAHLCVLAAHHNTQHVHLHCSVCLIHPLSLRPASIWQDWPRLHHACRVVELEFGWPQDRGCYESVEIEGQSVIVPTVRVDSMSKPSRGAVQAETWSGNSFQKSIRRLTGAVAHVLQHEGAGWSELHDLLAMNGVGLRPCDGGGLLISLAARDDPRHQAKASLLGKAASWPALIRKLGEFESSTAASGAAIDFRQPHDPALEPLWRLWALERGNARLNKAMAPYRRAVPLPVETSFRIWLDARAKTGDSASVRALTRLSALATSLDEGEINLPNVRPARPGIDGTMPRLVTITGCGYQRHHDGSIEYRLPRHLGFIDHGDRLVIYDVSEPTLTQALDVARIKWPSGIETFGEPSFIRRAAQIALSAGICVNNSPMSDDPALGARLSESERRFAINMIDLTEILPRYGFVPDNDAAPESGLPFSLRTADGSLTTIFVQRNTVGIWHWVQWSFDAPFGLRNASGNAAHFLIHFGFAHNMADAMKQLDEEITLLQADAIRQSMAMRRDEVRHDHTSARQQWTSADPYELRGYLKEMGITETTKGWAGDVCRCDDLGYAVFQRRDERGHSTGYERYHHIRQDRLSVGGSRNGIIAMGDTQSPERIVIFDNAVSALQSAQAEQLPAATLYVSTGGDGESKALRHMLACHPSALIQVVDSPWLSTRLEDAGHSIERIPDTTMEPHVPGPMAATVEVAFAHAMASDEAEITTERIEFIGVLDDALIHPQPNSGDNQINDPCQEDARSDLNETLLDPDDYPAP, encoded by the coding sequence ATGCTGCCCAAGGTCGCCGAGCGCAATGTGGGCGAATCCAGTTTTGATGCCTTGATTCGCTATATCAGCGAAGCGGAAAAAACTCTGCCGCCGACCGGCGGGGAGCCACACATAGCATTTTCGGCGGCCGTTCTCGCGCGAAGCCCGGAAACCGCGGCCATCGAAATGAAGGCATTGGCGATGCAAGCCCGGTCAGACGCCGATCCTGTTTATCATTTCGTACTGGCCTGGGAAACCGAGACCTGCCCCTCTTGGCCGGAGATGATGGCGGCCGGGTGGATGATCCTCGATCTGATGGATCTTGGAGCGCATCTATGCGTATTGGCGGCTCACCACAATACGCAGCACGTCCATCTCCATTGCTCCGTGTGCCTGATCCACCCCCTATCCCTCAGGCCCGCAAGCATTTGGCAGGACTGGCCCCGGCTGCACCATGCCTGCCGCGTCGTGGAACTGGAATTTGGCTGGCCGCAAGACAGGGGATGTTACGAATCGGTCGAGATCGAAGGGCAGTCGGTGATCGTTCCAACAGTTCGTGTAGACTCGATGTCCAAACCGTCGCGGGGTGCCGTCCAGGCAGAGACCTGGAGCGGCAATTCGTTCCAAAAGTCTATTCGGAGACTCACTGGCGCGGTGGCCCACGTGCTCCAGCATGAAGGTGCGGGATGGTCAGAACTCCATGATCTGCTGGCAATGAATGGTGTCGGCCTGAGACCATGCGACGGCGGTGGGTTGCTGATCTCCCTTGCCGCCCGAGATGATCCCCGGCACCAGGCAAAGGCATCGTTATTGGGTAAGGCTGCGTCATGGCCTGCCCTGATCCGAAAGCTTGGAGAATTCGAATCTTCAACTGCGGCATCGGGCGCCGCCATCGACTTTCGCCAACCGCACGATCCTGCTCTCGAGCCACTTTGGAGGTTGTGGGCCTTGGAGCGCGGCAACGCTAGGCTAAACAAGGCGATGGCACCCTATCGTCGCGCGGTTCCGTTGCCTGTGGAGACCTCTTTCCGTATTTGGCTTGATGCAAGAGCCAAAACCGGCGATTCGGCATCGGTCCGAGCGCTGACACGTCTTTCGGCATTGGCCACCTCACTGGACGAAGGTGAAATCAATCTCCCTAATGTCAGACCTGCCCGCCCGGGAATCGATGGCACCATGCCCAGACTGGTCACCATCACAGGCTGTGGGTATCAGCGTCATCACGATGGCAGTATCGAGTATCGGTTACCACGGCACCTCGGATTCATTGACCATGGAGACAGGCTCGTCATCTACGACGTCTCTGAGCCGACGCTGACTCAGGCCCTAGATGTTGCACGTATCAAATGGCCTTCAGGGATCGAGACGTTCGGCGAACCATCGTTCATTCGGCGAGCTGCCCAGATTGCCCTCTCCGCTGGGATTTGTGTGAATAATTCCCCGATGTCGGACGATCCCGCGCTCGGCGCGCGCTTGTCCGAAAGTGAGCGCCGGTTCGCCATCAACATGATCGATCTAACGGAGATTCTGCCAAGGTATGGGTTCGTCCCCGACAATGATGCGGCCCCGGAGTCTGGGCTTCCATTCTCATTGCGCACAGCCGATGGCAGCCTCACCACCATATTCGTTCAAAGGAACACTGTCGGAATATGGCATTGGGTTCAATGGTCCTTTGACGCCCCATTCGGCCTCAGGAATGCGTCGGGAAATGCCGCGCACTTCCTCATCCACTTTGGGTTCGCGCACAACATGGCCGACGCAATGAAGCAACTGGACGAGGAAATCACGCTCCTCCAGGCCGATGCCATCCGCCAGTCCATGGCCATGCGACGCGATGAGGTCAGGCACGACCACACCTCGGCACGGCAGCAATGGACATCGGCTGATCCTTACGAGTTGCGCGGCTACTTGAAGGAAATGGGTATCACCGAAACGACCAAGGGCTGGGCCGGTGATGTCTGCCGCTGTGACGATCTCGGCTATGCTGTTTTCCAACGACGGGATGAACGTGGCCATTCGACGGGGTATGAACGCTATCACCATATCCGTCAGGATCGGTTGTCTGTAGGCGGAAGCCGGAATGGCATCATCGCCATGGGCGACACCCAGTCTCCGGAAAGGATCGTAATTTTTGACAATGCGGTATCCGCGCTGCAAAGCGCGCAGGCGGAGCAACTACCTGCCGCTACTCTATATGTCTCAACCGGTGGAGACGGCGAGAGCAAAGCCCTTCGCCATATGCTCGCCTGCCACCCCTCTGCACTCATTCAGGTCGTCGACAGCCCGTGGCTGTCAACCCGCCTGGAAGATGCCGGCCATTCCATAGAGCGCATTCCCGACACGACCATGGAACCGCATGTGCCAGGACCAATGGCTGCGACCGTCGAGGTCGCTTTCGCTCATGCAATGGCCTCAGATGAGGCTGAGATCACAACCGAAAGAATCGAATTCATTGGGGTTTTGGATGATGCGCTTATTCATCCCCAGCCGAATAGTGGGGATAACCAGATCAACGATCCTTGCCAGGAAGACGCCCGGTCAGACCTAAATGAAACTCTGTTGGATCCTGACGACTACCCAGCACCGTAG
- a CDS encoding TrlF family AAA-like ATPase, protein MYARGSEWRRWDLHVHTPGTLLNDGFGDRWADYLAAVEASPVAVVGVTDYLTIRSYVRMKEHKEAGRLGNVILLIPNIEFRISPKTARGNAVNIHLLISPDDPDHVDRIENALSYLVFEGAFEDKFKCLPADLAKLGRETGGADLDQEAAIRAGANVFKIEFDVFKKWFEGQRWLRENSIVAVAAGNDGLSGLRKDDGWKAVHDKLSHFVHALFTATPSDLKFWLGKTGKKAADDILRRYGGPKPCIHGCDAHDFGRLFEPDEQRYCWIKADPTFEGLRQILFEPAERVHIGPSSPEIALSKANLISSITIADSDGWFPEATIPVNPGLVTIIGKKGSGKSALAEIVAVAAEQPPSKNDPRSFLKRAKGHLKSATATVKWADGSETKQVLQAANGFSEPRVRYLSQSFVEELCGAEDGAAKLASEIEAIVFAHLDPTERLNASNFDELRKLKVERVERRRQDIQSRIESATRVSQAIHERRLTLDDKKAQKKALEEELIALTAQVSAGATDAEAKFAEDMAALQSALAEAQAKASNVKRRIVTLDDVAGRVEAFRREAARFLNEVSVSLKAVGLGEDEIGAFRPTFAGDPERMIDARKAAFATELAGIEGEGDPPAEGTIRATSAALDLLAKRQSDDHARRTLIQTAQVRMSEIRAQAQRLDTEIGQIETGDAAALEAARQDRLEAYLEHFDSLDQEARILDELYKPVRERLSHGRGNERQLEFEIRRRVDVEAWLERGEGLVDTRKTLDFGNIKRFEDFAAFAREALAPAWEAGDRELVKTAFALLLTEIRTRPQGDGSFMKKNRTYTDFLAWLHEVQHISLNYGLVYQKTPLEKLSPGTKGIVLLILYLAMVQNERRPLIVDQPEENLDNESIFADLAAYFREAKNHRQIILITHNPNLVVNTDAEQVVVAHCERGEDGLPSMRYVSGSLENAAPDEPDIRGQVCRILEGGAEAFRKRDERYRLG, encoded by the coding sequence ATGTATGCACGCGGTTCGGAATGGCGCCGGTGGGACCTGCATGTCCACACGCCAGGCACGTTGCTGAACGACGGCTTCGGCGATAGGTGGGCAGACTACCTCGCCGCCGTCGAGGCTAGCCCCGTCGCCGTCGTCGGCGTGACCGACTACCTCACAATCCGCTCATACGTCCGGATGAAGGAGCACAAGGAGGCGGGAAGGCTCGGAAATGTCATCCTCCTGATCCCCAACATCGAATTCCGCATCTCCCCGAAGACGGCAAGGGGAAACGCGGTAAACATCCATCTACTCATCTCCCCTGACGATCCCGACCATGTCGATCGGATCGAGAACGCCCTGTCCTACCTGGTGTTCGAGGGCGCCTTCGAGGATAAATTCAAATGCCTGCCGGCCGATTTGGCCAAGCTCGGCAGGGAGACGGGCGGCGCCGACCTCGACCAGGAGGCTGCCATCCGGGCCGGGGCGAACGTCTTCAAGATCGAATTCGACGTGTTCAAGAAATGGTTCGAAGGCCAGCGATGGCTCCGTGAGAACTCCATCGTCGCGGTGGCGGCTGGCAACGACGGTCTGTCCGGCTTGCGGAAAGACGACGGTTGGAAGGCGGTGCATGACAAGCTGTCCCACTTCGTCCACGCCCTGTTCACCGCGACTCCGTCGGACCTGAAGTTCTGGCTCGGAAAGACTGGGAAGAAGGCAGCGGACGATATCCTTCGCCGATACGGGGGGCCAAAGCCGTGCATCCACGGGTGCGACGCCCATGACTTCGGAAGGCTCTTCGAGCCGGACGAGCAACGCTATTGCTGGATTAAGGCCGACCCCACCTTCGAAGGTCTCCGGCAGATTCTTTTTGAGCCCGCCGAACGCGTCCACATCGGACCCAGCTCTCCGGAGATAGCCCTTTCCAAGGCCAATCTGATCTCCTCCATCACCATCGCCGACTCCGACGGCTGGTTTCCCGAGGCGACCATCCCGGTCAATCCGGGCTTGGTGACGATCATAGGCAAGAAGGGGTCGGGCAAATCCGCTCTCGCCGAGATCGTCGCGGTCGCGGCTGAACAGCCTCCGTCGAAGAATGATCCCCGCAGCTTCCTCAAACGGGCGAAGGGGCACTTGAAATCGGCCACCGCCACCGTGAAATGGGCGGATGGTTCCGAGACGAAACAGGTGCTCCAGGCGGCCAACGGTTTTAGCGAACCGAGGGTCAGATACCTCTCCCAGAGTTTCGTCGAGGAGCTTTGCGGAGCCGAGGACGGCGCGGCGAAGCTGGCGTCGGAGATCGAAGCCATCGTCTTTGCGCATCTCGATCCGACCGAACGGCTGAACGCGTCGAACTTCGACGAGTTGCGGAAGCTGAAGGTCGAGCGGGTCGAGCGGCGCCGGCAGGACATCCAGTCGAGGATCGAATCCGCCACCAGGGTCTCCCAGGCCATCCATGAACGGAGGCTGACCCTGGACGACAAGAAGGCGCAGAAAAAGGCCCTCGAAGAGGAGCTCATCGCGCTGACCGCCCAGGTATCCGCCGGGGCGACCGACGCGGAGGCCAAGTTCGCGGAGGATATGGCTGCGCTCCAATCCGCGCTCGCCGAGGCCCAGGCGAAGGCTTCCAACGTGAAGCGGCGGATCGTGACGCTGGACGACGTCGCCGGGCGTGTGGAGGCTTTCCGCAGGGAGGCAGCGAGGTTCCTGAACGAAGTGTCGGTTTCGCTCAAGGCCGTCGGACTCGGCGAGGACGAGATCGGGGCGTTCAGGCCGACCTTCGCTGGCGATCCCGAAAGGATGATCGACGCCCGCAAGGCCGCGTTTGCGACCGAGCTTGCGGGCATCGAGGGCGAAGGCGACCCGCCCGCGGAAGGGACCATCCGTGCGACCTCCGCCGCGTTGGACTTGCTGGCTAAGCGGCAGTCCGACGACCACGCCCGCCGCACCCTGATCCAGACAGCTCAAGTCCGCATGTCGGAGATACGCGCCCAGGCGCAGCGTCTGGATACGGAGATCGGGCAGATCGAGACCGGGGATGCAGCGGCTTTGGAGGCCGCCCGTCAAGATCGCCTGGAAGCCTACCTGGAGCACTTCGATTCCCTCGACCAGGAAGCCCGCATTCTGGACGAACTCTACAAGCCGGTGCGCGAACGCCTCAGCCATGGGCGCGGAAACGAGCGCCAGCTTGAGTTCGAAATCCGGCGTCGGGTGGACGTCGAGGCGTGGCTCGAACGGGGAGAGGGGCTGGTGGATACCAGAAAGACCCTCGACTTCGGGAACATCAAGCGATTTGAGGATTTCGCCGCCTTTGCCCGCGAGGCGTTGGCGCCTGCATGGGAGGCTGGCGACAGGGAACTTGTCAAAACGGCTTTCGCCTTGCTCCTGACAGAAATCCGGACCCGCCCCCAGGGGGACGGCAGCTTCATGAAGAAGAACCGCACTTACACCGATTTCCTCGCCTGGCTTCATGAGGTCCAGCACATCAGCCTCAACTACGGCCTCGTATATCAGAAGACGCCGCTGGAAAAGCTGTCCCCCGGAACCAAGGGCATAGTCCTACTGATCCTGTATCTGGCGATGGTGCAGAACGAGCGCCGGCCGCTCATCGTCGACCAGCCGGAGGAAAACCTCGACAACGAGTCGATATTTGCGGACCTTGCAGCCTATTTCCGGGAGGCGAAGAACCATCGCCAGATCATTCTCATCACGCACAATCCCAACCTCGTGGTGAACACGGACGCCGAGCAGGTTGTCGTCGCCCACTGCGAACGGGGCGAGGACGGCCTTCCTTCGATGAGATATGTCAGCGGATCTCTGGAAAACGCGGCTCCGGACGAACCCGACATACGGGGGCAGGTCTGCCGGATACTGGAAGGTGGCGCCGAGGCATTCAGGAAGAGGGACGAGAGATACCGGCTCGGATGA
- a CDS encoding DUF4145 domain-containing protein — MTETIKAPCSTCFGERNHEILLVVEVPIAKVDEEGVERNEVLQCAGCETVVLRRTTSTRRPGEDQAINVREAYFPPTTSRRVPIWLDDLGDDTSRDLLEQIYVATQNDLNRLAAMGIRALVEHVMVKEVGDQGSFGINLRAFHEAGHISAAAKGVFEVILEAGHATMHRAYDPSDQDIDTLLDTVETMVEQVYIHPIRAEEMKGRIPPRRR, encoded by the coding sequence ATGACTGAAACCATCAAGGCGCCATGCAGTACCTGCTTCGGTGAGCGCAACCACGAGATCCTTCTTGTCGTCGAGGTGCCGATCGCCAAGGTTGACGAGGAAGGCGTGGAGCGGAATGAGGTTCTCCAGTGCGCCGGATGCGAAACCGTTGTCCTCCGGCGAACTACGTCAACCAGGCGCCCAGGCGAGGATCAGGCCATCAATGTGAGGGAGGCTTATTTCCCCCCAACGACGTCGCGGCGGGTGCCGATCTGGCTGGACGATCTGGGGGACGACACCTCAAGGGATCTGCTTGAGCAGATCTATGTGGCGACGCAAAACGATCTGAATCGGCTGGCGGCCATGGGGATTCGCGCGCTTGTCGAGCACGTTATGGTGAAGGAGGTGGGGGACCAGGGGAGCTTCGGCATCAACCTTCGGGCATTCCACGAGGCAGGACACATCAGCGCAGCCGCGAAGGGGGTATTCGAGGTGATCCTGGAAGCTGGGCACGCCACCATGCACCGGGCATATGATCCCTCGGATCAGGATATCGACACCCTGCTGGATACGGTGGAGACCATGGTGGAACAGGTCTATATCCATCCGATCCGGGCCGAGGAGATGAAGGGGCGCATTCCACCGCGTCGCCGGTAG
- a CDS encoding helix-turn-helix domain-containing protein produces the protein MTTQNIFSQLSLGPTFSSHLIAVQFTENPAASFGTDTAIGAVVQMPRTTSAAFTYMTVRQAADELQVQRKTVYEWIKSGLVRAGILPGGTEYRIHRGDWAIFLDSLFTQGGQLSARRPLKPPCPTIEEDHGSSPRLRLKPDFFTLGAEGRRAGKSL, from the coding sequence ATGACAACCCAGAACATTTTTTCTCAACTTTCACTCGGGCCAACATTTTCAAGCCATCTGATCGCGGTCCAGTTCACCGAGAACCCTGCCGCAAGCTTTGGTACCGATACGGCCATTGGGGCCGTGGTTCAGATGCCCCGCACAACGTCGGCGGCATTCACCTATATGACCGTGCGCCAGGCAGCTGACGAGCTCCAGGTCCAGCGCAAAACCGTTTATGAATGGATCAAGTCTGGCCTCGTGCGGGCTGGCATCCTGCCCGGCGGAACCGAATACCGGATCCACCGCGGTGACTGGGCCATCTTCCTGGATAGCTTGTTCACCCAGGGCGGACAGCTATCAGCTCGGCGGCCTTTGAAGCCTCCTTGCCCCACCATTGAGGAAGATCATGGCTCCTCCCCTCGCCTGCGGCTCAAGCCGGATTTCTTCACCCTGGGCGCCGAGGGCCGTCGGGCCGGAAAGAGCCTTTAG